CAGCAGGCGATGGAGAATGTACACTTTATCCTGGCGGAAAAAAGACGACAATAACTTGATAAAGGATGATCAATATGTGTAAGCAGAAATTTAACACCGCCCTGATTCACGGCGGGATTGATGGGGACAGCCGGACAGGCGCGGTCAATGTGCCCATTTATCAGACTTCGACATTTAAGCAGGACGGTTTGGGGGAACTGCGGGAGGGGATTTGGGAGTATTCCCGTACAGGCAATCCGACAAGGGCGGCACTGGAAGCCCTGATTGCCCAGCTGGAAGGCGGCGAAGCCGGCTTTGCCTTTGCATCGGGGATGGCGGCGATTACGGCGGTGTTGAGCCTGTTCCAAAGCAATGTAAAAATTCTCCTGTCGAGCAATGTGTATGGCGGTACCTTCCGCGTGCTGGACAAGGTGTTTAGCCGGTTCAATTTGACGTATTCGTTGGAAGATACGACGGATTTGGCGGCGCTCGAAAGGGAGTTTACGCCGAATGTCAAGGCCATCATCATTGAAAGTCCGGCTAATCCCTTGCTGACCATCACCGATATCCGGGCGGTGGCGGAAATCGCTCACCGTCATGGGGCGCTTGTGATTGTGGACAACACGTTTATGACGCCTTATCTGCAGCAGCCGTTGGCTTTGGGCGCAGATGTTGTCGTCCATAGCGCCACGAAATATCTGGGCGGGCACAGCGATTTGGTCGCAGGGCTGGCGGTGGTCAAGACACGGGAGCTGGCCGACAAGCTCGCCTTTGTACAGAATTCCACGGGCGCGGTCTTAGGGCCGCAGGATGCATTCCTGCTGATTCGGGGCATCAAGACGTTGGCGGTACGCCTTGACCGTCATGTGGAAAATGCCGCCTATCTGGCCGATTGGCTGGCGGGCAATCTGGAGGTGAAGAAGATTTACTATCCGGGGCTGACCAGCCATATCGGTTATGAAATCAATCAGCAGCAGGCGAAAAACGGCGGCGCGATGATTTCCTTTGAACTGGCAGAAGGTCATGATATCCGCAAATTCTTCAAGTCGCTGCAGCTTATTGCACTAGCCGAGAGCCTGGGCGGTGTGGAAAGTCTCGTCTGCCATCCGGCAACCATGACGCATGCCGCCATTCCGCGGGAAACGCGGGAGAAAATCGGCATTACGGATAACCTTATCCGCCTGTCGGTTGGCATTGAGGATAAGGCCGATTTGCTGGCGGATTTGAAACAGGCCATTGAGGAAAGCCGTATTTAACAGGGGGAGCGCAAGCATGCACTATTATAAGTCTATGCAGGAGCTCATCGGGCATACGCCGCTCGTTGAGCTGACACATTTTGAGTTGCCGGAGGGCGTCCGGCTGTTTGCCAAATTAGAATTATGGAATCCCGGCGGCAGTGCCAAAGACCGTGTAGGCAGGGCGATGATTGCCGATGCTGAGGCCCAGGGGCTGTTAATGCCCGGCGGAACCATTATCGAGGCTACGGCAGGCAACACAGGCCTGGGCATTGCCTATGCCGCGCTGAATCGTGGCTATCGCGTAATCTTCGTGGTGCCGGAGAAGTTTTCCGTGGAAAAACAGACCTTGATGAAGGCTTTGGGGGCAGAACTGGTGCATACGCCAAGAGCGGGCGGCATGCTTGGGGCGGCGGAAAAGGCGGAGGAACTGCGTCAGCAGATTCCCGGAGCGATTACGCTGAAGCAGTTTGAAAATCCCGCCAATCCCCGTGCCCATTACGAAACGACCGGGCCGGAAATCTATGCCGATTTGGACGGGCAGGTGGATTACTTCGTTTCCGGGGCGGGCAGCGGCGGCACGTTTTCGGGCGTTATGCGCTACTTGAAAGAACAGAATCCGGCGATTAAAGGGGTACTTGCGGACCCCTATGGTTCCATTATCGGCGGCGGGGAGCATGGTGATTATGAAATTGAGGGGATTGGCAATGATTTTATTGCGGCAACGATGGACACATCGTTTATCGATAAGGTCTATAAGATTAAAGATGAAGAGGCTTTGGCTGGCGTAAGGCAGCTCGCGGGCCGGGAGGGAATCTTCGCGGGCAGCTCGAGCGGGGCAGCCTTGGCGGCGGCGTTGAAGCTCGCGCATTCCGGCATTCAGGGCAATATCGTCCTGCCGGTTATCGACCGTGCGGAGCGTTACTTCAGCAAACACATTTTGGAAAAGCCTTCCCCTTGAGGGGAAGGTGGCAGCCGAAGGCTGACGAATGAGGTGGAAAGGGGTGATTAAATGCCTTATCGCATAGCCTTGGCGTCCAGTGACGGCCTGCATATTGACCGTCATTTTGGCGCCAGCGATGGCTTTTTGATTGTGGAGGTGACCCAAGATGGCACCTTTTTGGAGGTCGAACGGCGGCAGGTAAAAGCGCCCTGTCAGCATGGCTATCACGATGATGGGGCAATGCTGGAAGCCGTGCAGGCATTAAGCGACTGCCGCTATGTGGTGGCGGAGGCCATTGGCCCCGGTGCACAGAAGGCACTCGAACGGCAGGACATCCTGCCACTCGAGATTGACGGGCAGACGGTGGATACGGCTGTGCCGAAAATCCATGATTATGAAGTAAAGAAACAACAGGCAAGTGTAGCGTATTGAGGAGTTAAACGAAAGGGGCTGTCGCTATGGATGAAAAGCGGGTCAGGGAGCTGCACCCATGCTTTGGAGCAAAGCAGCACAGGGGGCGTATCCATTTGCCGGTATGCCCCGGATGTAATTTGGAATGCCGTTTTTGCGACCGCAAGATTAACGATGTGGAAAACCGACCGGGGGTGACTGCGGCGGTTATTCAACCGGATGAAGCGGTCATGTATATAGAGCGGGCGTTGCAGTTCTGCCCGGAACTCAGCGTGGTGGGCATTGCGGGGCCGGGGGATACCCTGGCATCCGACAGGGCTATAGAGACGTTTCGCCTGATTGGTGATAAGTTTCCGCAGCTTCTCAAGTGCATGAGCACCAATGGCCTGCTTTTAAGCGAGCGGGCGCATGACGTAATTGATGTGGGTATCGATACGCTGACGGTCACGGTCAATGCCGTAGACCCGGCGATTGAAGCCCAGATGATTAATGGGCTGGTCTATCATGGTAAGCGTTATACCGGTGAGGAAGCCGGAGCGCTCATCATTCAGAATCAGCTTGCAGGTATCCGCAAGGTGGCCGCCGCCGGTGTGGTGGTCAAGGTCAATACGGTGCTCGTCAATGAAATCAACCGTTTCCATATCGGCGCGATTGCCAAGGCGGTCAAGGAAGCAGGGGCAACGATTTATAACATCATTCCGCTGATTCCGCAGCATGATTTGAAAAATTGCGAGGCACCGAGCTGTGTGGATTTGGCGGTGGCGAGAAAAGAAGCAGGGAAACACATTGATGTATTCCGCCACTGTCAGCACTGCCGCGCAGATGCCGTGGGGGTACCGGGGAAAAACAACTTTAGCCAGGAAGTGTATAAGGGGCTCTTGCAGGCGAAAGAAACCTTTTCCCACGGTTGAATTAGACGTCAGAAAACAGTTGTTTATGTAGAAGGGGAGTTTTGAATTATGGCAAAAGAAGGCTTACGTCAGATTGCAATTTACGGTAAAGGCGGTATCGGTAAATCCACGACCACGCAGAATCTTACCGCCGGCCTTACGGAACTGGGGAAAAATGTCATGGTGGTCGGCTGTGACCCCAAGGCGGATTCCACCCGCCTGCTTTTGGGCGGCCTTGCCCAAAAGACGGTACTCGATACGCTCCGCGATGAAGGGGAAGAAGTGGAGCTGGACAGCATCTTGAAAACCGGCTTTGGCGGCACTCGCTGTGTGGAATCCGGCGGGCCCGAACCGGGAGTCGGCTGTGCCGGACGCGGCATCATCACCTCGATTGGGCTGTTGGAGCGTTTGGGCGCTTATACGGATGATTTGGACTATGTGTTCTATGACGTTTTGGGTGACGTGGTCTGCGGCGGCTTTGCCATGCCCATCCGTGAGGGCAAGGCCAAGGAAATCTACATTGTGGCGAGCGGTGAAATGATGTCCCTCTATGCGGCGAACAATATCTCCAAGGGCATTGCCCGCTATGCGGCGAAAGGCGGCGTGCGCCTGGGCGGCATCATCTGCAACAGCCGCAATGTTGACCGTGAACTGGAACTGCTGCGCGCCTTTGCCGAGGAACTGGGGACCCAGCTTATCCATTTTGTGCCGCGTGACAATGTGGTACAGCATGCAGAAATCCACAAGGAAACGGTTATCCAGTACAAGCCGAAAGCCCATCAGGCAGACGAATACCGTGAGCTGGCGCGCAAAATTGAAGAAAATGAACTGTTCGTCATTCCAAAACCCATGACGCAGGACCGCCTGGAGGAAATCCTGCTCGAATACGGCTTGATGGACAACGTGGAAGACGATTATCGCATCTGATGGGAGGGAGAGCTTATGCCAAAGAAAATCAATCTGGATATTGCCTCCGTCGAGCAGCGGGAACAGCGCTTGGGGACCATTATCGCCTGGGATGGTACTACCGAAGAACTGCACAAGCAGTCCAGCTATGAACTGCGTGGACAACGGGAGCGGGGCGCAGGCTGTGGCGGCAACTGCCGCCTGTGCGAACTGTCGGGGCCGTTTACGCAGGGCTCGGTCTGCAGTGAGCAGATGGTGGAATGCCAGGCAGGCAATGTCCGCGATGCGGTGCTGATTCAGCACGCCCCCATTGGCTGCGGCGGCGGGCAGACCGTCTACAACAACATTTACCGCAATGGTCTGGTTATGCGCGGCTATAAGGCCGAAAATTTGCGCATCATCAACACCAATCTGATTGAGAGCGACATGGTGTTTGGTGCGGCGGATAAACTGCGTCAGTCCATTGACGATGCCTTTGAGCGCTATCAGCCACAGGCAATCTTTGTTGCCTCCTCCTGCGCCACGGGCATTATCGGTGAGGATATCGAAAGCATTACGGACGAGAAGGAGGCAGAACTGGGGATACCCGTGGTGCCGCTTGCCTGCGAAGGTTTCCGGTCCAAGCATTGGAGTACCGGTTTTGATGCCACGCAGCACGGCATTTTGCGGCAGATTGTGCGCAGGAACCCCACGAAAAAACAGGAGGATTTGGTCAATGTCATCAATCTTTGGGGTTCGGATGTCTTTTCGCCCATGCTGGCGCACTTGAATTTGCGGGTAAATTATGTCGTGGATTTGGCTTCGGTGGAAGAATTGGCACAGATGTCCGAAGCGGCGGCTACGGTGGGCTTCTGCTACACCTTGTCCTCCTATATGGCGGCAGCCTTGGAACAGCATTTCGGCGTGCCGGAGGTCAAGGCGCCCATGCCATACGGTTTTGCGGGGGCAGACGCGTGGCTACGGGAACTGGCGAAAGTCACCCATCGGGAACATCTGGTGGAAAAATTCATTGCCGAAGAACACGCCCGCGTCAAGCCGAAGATTGAGGAACTCAAGAAAAAACTCAAAGGCGTCAAGGGCTTTGTCGCTACGGGTTCTGCCTATGCGCATGGGCTTATACAGGTCTTGCGGGAGTTGGATGTGGAAGTGGACGGCTCGCTGACCTTCCATCATGACCCGGTTTACGACAGCGGCGACCAAAGAGAGGATTCGCTGGGCCATCTGAATGAGCATTATGGTCAGGTTAAAAACTTCCATGTGTCTAACCGCCAGCAGTATCAGCTCTACGCTTTCCTGCAGGAAAACAAGCCGGACTTTTTGTTGATTCGCCACAATGGACTCGCGCCTCTTGCCTCACGTTTAGGGATTCCTGCCGCTCCCTTGGGCGATGAACATATTGCCGTGGGCTATGACGGAATTGTGAATCTGGGCGAAACCATTTTGGAAATTTTGGCGCACAAGAAATTCCATGACGATATCAAAAAACACGTCAAACTGCCGTATAAGAAGTGGTGGCTGGAACAGAAAGATGCCTATATTCTCGCCAAGCACCCCGAACTGGTGAAATTTGACGAGGATGAATATCGCGCCGAGCAGGAAAGAAAGGAGGCAGCCCATGCCTAAGATAAAAAAGGACAAGAACGGTCAGACCAATTCCATCAATCAGGTGCGCTACGGCTGTGCCCTGGGCGCGATGCATTCGGTCAGCGCAATTCCGGGAGCCATTCCCATCACCCATTGCGGCCCGGGCTGCGTGGACAAGCAGTACATGAGCCTGTCGTTTTACAACGGCTATCAGGGCGGCGGCTATTCCGGCGGTGCGGTACCGCCCAGCTCCAATCTGCAGGAAAAGGACGTCGTCTTTGGCGGCGCCAAACATCTTGATCAGCTGATTGAGGCATCGCTCAAAATCATGGAAGGGGATTTGTTCGTCGTGCTCAACGGCTGTATCCCTGAAATCGTCGGCGATGACATCGGAGCCGTAGTGGCGCGTTATCAGGAAAAGGGCGTGCCCATCGTGTCTGCCGAAACCGGCGGCTTTAAGGGCAACAACTTCACGGGCCACGAAATCGTCACCGAGGCAATTATCGAGCAGTATGTGGATAAATATGCTCAGGACAAAGAGACGAAAAAGAAGGGCTTAATCAATGTCTGGTCGGAACTGCCGTTTCAGAATACCTTTTGGCGCGGCGATTTGACGGAACTCAAGCGCATTCTGGAAGGGGCGGGCTGGGAGGTTAACATCCTCTTTGGCTATGGTTCTAAGGGCGTGAAGGAATGGCTG
The Selenomonas ruminantium AC2024 DNA segment above includes these coding regions:
- a CDS encoding PLP-dependent cysteine synthase family protein, giving the protein MHYYKSMQELIGHTPLVELTHFELPEGVRLFAKLELWNPGGSAKDRVGRAMIADAEAQGLLMPGGTIIEATAGNTGLGIAYAALNRGYRVIFVVPEKFSVEKQTLMKALGAELVHTPRAGGMLGAAEKAEELRQQIPGAITLKQFENPANPRAHYETTGPEIYADLDGQVDYFVSGAGSGGTFSGVMRYLKEQNPAIKGVLADPYGSIIGGGEHGDYEIEGIGNDFIAATMDTSFIDKVYKIKDEEALAGVRQLAGREGIFAGSSSGAALAAALKLAHSGIQGNIVLPVIDRAERYFSKHILEKPSP
- the nifH gene encoding nitrogenase iron protein, whose product is MAKEGLRQIAIYGKGGIGKSTTTQNLTAGLTELGKNVMVVGCDPKADSTRLLLGGLAQKTVLDTLRDEGEEVELDSILKTGFGGTRCVESGGPEPGVGCAGRGIITSIGLLERLGAYTDDLDYVFYDVLGDVVCGGFAMPIREGKAKEIYIVASGEMMSLYAANNISKGIARYAAKGGVRLGGIICNSRNVDRELELLRAFAEELGTQLIHFVPRDNVVQHAEIHKETVIQYKPKAHQADEYRELARKIEENELFVIPKPMTQDRLEEILLEYGLMDNVEDDYRI
- a CDS encoding nitrogenase component 1, with the protein product MPKKINLDIASVEQREQRLGTIIAWDGTTEELHKQSSYELRGQRERGAGCGGNCRLCELSGPFTQGSVCSEQMVECQAGNVRDAVLIQHAPIGCGGGQTVYNNIYRNGLVMRGYKAENLRIINTNLIESDMVFGAADKLRQSIDDAFERYQPQAIFVASSCATGIIGEDIESITDEKEAELGIPVVPLACEGFRSKHWSTGFDATQHGILRQIVRRNPTKKQEDLVNVINLWGSDVFSPMLAHLNLRVNYVVDLASVEELAQMSEAAATVGFCYTLSSYMAAALEQHFGVPEVKAPMPYGFAGADAWLRELAKVTHREHLVEKFIAEEHARVKPKIEELKKKLKGVKGFVATGSAYAHGLIQVLRELDVEVDGSLTFHHDPVYDSGDQREDSLGHLNEHYGQVKNFHVSNRQQYQLYAFLQENKPDFLLIRHNGLAPLASRLGIPAAPLGDEHIAVGYDGIVNLGETILEILAHKKFHDDIKKHVKLPYKKWWLEQKDAYILAKHPELVKFDEDEYRAEQERKEAAHA
- a CDS encoding trans-sulfuration enzyme family protein is translated as MCKQKFNTALIHGGIDGDSRTGAVNVPIYQTSTFKQDGLGELREGIWEYSRTGNPTRAALEALIAQLEGGEAGFAFASGMAAITAVLSLFQSNVKILLSSNVYGGTFRVLDKVFSRFNLTYSLEDTTDLAALEREFTPNVKAIIIESPANPLLTITDIRAVAEIAHRHGALVIVDNTFMTPYLQQPLALGADVVVHSATKYLGGHSDLVAGLAVVKTRELADKLAFVQNSTGAVLGPQDAFLLIRGIKTLAVRLDRHVENAAYLADWLAGNLEVKKIYYPGLTSHIGYEINQQQAKNGGAMISFELAEGHDIRKFFKSLQLIALAESLGGVESLVCHPATMTHAAIPRETREKIGITDNLIRLSVGIEDKADLLADLKQAIEESRI
- a CDS encoding NifB/NifX family molybdenum-iron cluster-binding protein, which produces MPYRIALASSDGLHIDRHFGASDGFLIVEVTQDGTFLEVERRQVKAPCQHGYHDDGAMLEAVQALSDCRYVVAEAIGPGAQKALERQDILPLEIDGQTVDTAVPKIHDYEVKKQQASVAY
- a CDS encoding radical SAM protein, with protein sequence MDEKRVRELHPCFGAKQHRGRIHLPVCPGCNLECRFCDRKINDVENRPGVTAAVIQPDEAVMYIERALQFCPELSVVGIAGPGDTLASDRAIETFRLIGDKFPQLLKCMSTNGLLLSERAHDVIDVGIDTLTVTVNAVDPAIEAQMINGLVYHGKRYTGEEAGALIIQNQLAGIRKVAAAGVVVKVNTVLVNEINRFHIGAIAKAVKEAGATIYNIIPLIPQHDLKNCEAPSCVDLAVARKEAGKHIDVFRHCQHCRADAVGVPGKNNFSQEVYKGLLQAKETFSHG